The following are from one region of the Coffea eugenioides isolate CCC68of chromosome 2, Ceug_1.0, whole genome shotgun sequence genome:
- the LOC113763246 gene encoding alpha-farnesene synthase-like — MAGEVQYFSRSLANPEALSNIDQSVQRRTANYKPNIWKYELLQSLASKYTEEKYERKAQKLKDELKETFADARDTLSNLELVDCIWKLGLANHFQEEIANLLNTISSGTNLSTFMENDLYATALCFRILRQHGFEASEDMFLGFVNEAGKFKASIASNVEALVELFEASNLGSEGENILNEAKLYSIRSLKPYFAASSCNQALSLPLHWTAEWYNIKKRILAYEQEDKINPKLVELAKLNFNIVQAAHQKDLKEISRWWMELGITEKLSFSRDRMVESFLYAGGVAFEPEHGSLRKWLSKVIKLVLIIDDVYDIYGSLEDLECFTNAVDRWMPEEVKNLPECMKTCFWTLYNTTDAIAIEIQKEKGWSSASPHLQKAWADFCKSLLLEAKWDNQGYTPSLEEYLDNASVSSSGPLLSLHVIFGVENQTAKDVKEIVEENKDIIDYTSLIIRLCNDQGTSTAELERGDAPSSILCYMRQENVSEEVAREHIRSIIWRTWRKINSRCIKTSTFLQKTAKYIVNEARVAHFIYQHGDGFGVQDRENRKRVLSNLIEPLALVD, encoded by the exons ATGGCTGGTGAAGTGCAGTATTTTTCCAGATCTCTGGCCAACCCAGAGGCTCTTAGTAATATAGATCAAAGTGTTCAAAGGCGAACAGCCAACTACAAACCAAATATCTGGAAATATGAACTCTTACAATCTCTTGCTAGCAAATACACT GAAGAGAAATACGAAAGGAAAGCCCAGAAGCTAAAGGACGAATTGAAAGAGACGTTTGCGGATGCAAGAGATACATTGTCCAATCTAGAGCTCGTTGACTGCATCTGGAAACTTGGTCTGGCCAATCACTTCCAGGAAGAAATCGCTAATTTACTGAACACCATAAGCTCTGGAACAAACCTCAGCACTTTCATGGAAAATGATCTTTATGCTACAGCCTTATGCTTTAGAATTCTCAGGCAACACGGGTTCGAAGCTTCTGAAG ACATGTTTCTGGGATTCGTGAATGAAGCCGGAAAATTCAAGGCAAGCATAGCTTCGAATGTGGAAGCTTTGGTTGAGCTCTTTGAAGCATCGAATCTTGGCTCAGAAGGAGAGAACATATTAAATGAGGCTAAGTTATACTCTATCAGAAGTCTCAAGCCATATTTTGCTGCAAGCTCTTGCAATCAGGCTTTGAGTCTTCCGTTGCACTGGACAGCTGAATGGTACAACATCAAGAAACGTATTTTAGCATATGAACAAGAGGATAAAATTAATCCCAAATTAGTGGAGTTGGCAAAGCTTAACTTCAACATAGTTCAAGCAGCGCACCAGAAAGATCTCAAGGAGATATCAAG ATGGTGGATGGAGCTTGGAATCACGGAAAAATTGAGCTTTTCTAGGGACAGAATGGTTGAAAGCTTTCTTTATGCTGGGGGAGTAGCATTTGAGCCTGAACATGGAAGTCTGagaaaatggctgagcaaagtCATTAAGTTGGTATTAATAATTGATGATGTTTATGACATTTATGGTTCCTTGGAGGATTTAGAGTGCTTCACCAACGCTGTTGATAG GTGGATGCCTGAGGAAGTGAAGAATTTACCCGAGTGCATGAAGACTTGTTTCTGGACATTGTACAACACCACAGATGCAATAGCAATTGAAATTCAGAAAGAAAAAGGTTGGAGCTCAGCGTCACCGCATCTACAGAAAGCA TGGGCAGATTTTTGCAAATCCTTGCTCTTGGAAGCCAAGTGGGATAACCAGGGTTACACACCATCGCTAGAAGAATACCTAGACAATGCATCCGTATCCTCATCTGGCCCTCTGCTTTCTCTTCATGTAATTTTCGGTGTCGAAAATCAAACGGCCAAGGATGTTAAGGAAATTGTTGAAGAGAACAAGGATATCATTGACTATACCTCACTCATAATTCGTTTATGCAATGATCAGGGGACATCCACA GCGGAATTAGAGAGAGGAGATGCACCATCATCAATTTTATGTTACATGCGACAAGAAAACGTCTCAGAAGAAGTTGCTAGGGAGCATATCAGAAGCATAATATGGAGGACATGGAGGAAAATCAACAGCCGTTGCATCAAAACCAGTACATTTCTGCAAAAAACAGCCAAGTACATAGTAAACGAAGCAAGAGTGGCGCATTTCATTTACCAACATGGAGATGGTTTTGGGGTTCAAGATCGAGAGAATAGGAAGCGGGTCCTCTCTAACTTGATTGAACCTCTTGCGCTAGTTGACTGA